In the Bifidobacterium catenulatum PV20-2 genome, one interval contains:
- a CDS encoding phasin family protein — MADFDFGDGLRKVFLAGVGALATTVEKSQEIVDELVKKGELTVEQGKALNAELKHKVEEVKEASETKAAEETKEAEPGAKAE; from the coding sequence ATGGCTGATTTTGATTTTGGTGACGGCCTGCGTAAGGTCTTCCTCGCCGGCGTTGGCGCTTTGGCGACCACGGTTGAGAAGAGTCAGGAAATTGTCGACGAACTCGTCAAGAAGGGCGAGCTGACCGTCGAACAAGGCAAGGCCCTCAACGCCGAACTCAAGCATAAGGTCGAAGAGGTCAAGGAAGCCTCCGAAACCAAGGCTGCAGAGGAAACCAAGGAAGCGGAGCCTGGAGCCAAAGCCGAGTAA
- a CDS encoding AarF/ABC1/UbiB kinase family protein — protein MSLNSPIEPDAARPESVEPVTLSDRVNAVINPTADPSPDAAAATAAKSAEKTGMPQSHKQNSASFTQPEIIGLFGPRKDSFSQRYHLTRRGKLKRLTQIAQIVNQFDIVHGLTPIKMRLMLEALGPTFVKVGQILSMRSEILPQSFCDELSKLRADADPMPYGTVLQVLEDEYGRPVGEIFEHINATPLGSASLAQVHRAKLSTGEDVAVKVQRPGVRETMAQDVSIMRTIARIAAKTMHSAQVVDLSGVVEELWDTFESETDFLIETRNLAEFKRFCERYKYMDCPKPYPELCTEHVVVMDYVEGISVSHPNELIEAGYDLKEIGTKLVDNYATQVLDEGFFHADPHPGNIMVRGGQIVLLDLGMTGRLNAKTRSVLKDMIFAVAKQDSPALADGLLRFAGAEADPEDYPALLADLDVIVKEFGTVDLAELDIAAMLTALTQMAQRHGIEVPSTVTTVGRALVTLEGLLDEFIPDVNMIQIISDHIAASTSKKDFAKDEAKSLVIEGHQALHSLLAAANELKVASRMLTRGQLRVNMEMVGSQEPIHLLANMVNRLTMALIVVGLFIGSSIVYYAGIKPVIFGIPIVGFMGYVIAFILSVWIVFDIYFKGRSNKKR, from the coding sequence ATGTCTTTGAATTCCCCAATCGAGCCGGACGCGGCCCGTCCCGAAAGCGTGGAACCGGTCACACTCTCCGACCGAGTCAATGCGGTGATCAATCCGACGGCGGACCCCTCGCCCGACGCGGCGGCGGCGACGGCAGCCAAATCCGCGGAAAAAACGGGGATGCCACAATCGCACAAACAGAACAGCGCCTCCTTTACGCAACCCGAAATCATAGGACTGTTCGGCCCTCGTAAAGACTCCTTCTCGCAGCGTTACCATCTAACGCGGCGCGGCAAACTGAAACGACTTACGCAAATTGCGCAAATCGTCAACCAGTTCGACATTGTGCACGGACTGACGCCCATCAAAATGCGTCTCATGCTCGAAGCGCTCGGCCCGACCTTCGTGAAAGTCGGACAGATCCTATCCATGCGATCCGAAATCCTGCCCCAATCGTTCTGCGACGAGCTGTCCAAACTGCGCGCCGATGCCGATCCTATGCCGTATGGTACGGTACTGCAGGTGCTTGAGGACGAATATGGTCGTCCTGTTGGCGAGATCTTCGAACATATCAACGCCACGCCGCTTGGCTCAGCGAGTCTTGCGCAGGTACATCGCGCGAAACTTTCCACCGGCGAGGACGTGGCCGTAAAAGTACAGCGGCCGGGAGTGCGCGAAACCATGGCACAGGATGTGTCCATCATGCGCACCATCGCACGAATAGCCGCCAAAACCATGCACAGTGCGCAAGTGGTCGATCTCTCCGGCGTGGTCGAGGAATTGTGGGACACCTTCGAATCGGAAACCGACTTTTTGATTGAAACCCGCAATTTGGCGGAATTCAAACGATTCTGCGAACGCTACAAATACATGGACTGCCCGAAGCCCTACCCGGAACTGTGCACTGAGCATGTGGTGGTCATGGACTATGTGGAGGGCATCTCCGTTTCGCATCCCAACGAACTTATCGAAGCGGGCTACGATCTGAAGGAGATAGGCACCAAACTTGTGGACAACTATGCCACGCAAGTGCTTGACGAAGGCTTCTTCCATGCGGATCCGCATCCGGGTAACATCATGGTGCGCGGCGGGCAGATCGTGCTGCTCGACCTTGGCATGACGGGTCGGCTTAATGCCAAAACCCGTTCCGTGCTGAAGGACATGATCTTTGCCGTCGCCAAACAGGATTCGCCCGCGCTTGCCGACGGTCTGCTGCGTTTCGCCGGTGCCGAGGCCGATCCGGAGGATTATCCGGCGTTATTGGCCGACTTGGACGTGATCGTCAAGGAATTCGGCACAGTGGATTTGGCCGAACTGGATATCGCCGCCATGCTCACCGCATTGACACAAATGGCGCAACGACACGGCATTGAAGTGCCGAGCACCGTCACCACGGTCGGGCGTGCGCTGGTCACTTTGGAAGGCCTGCTCGACGAGTTCATTCCAGACGTGAATATGATTCAGATCATCTCCGACCATATCGCCGCAAGCACGTCGAAGAAGGATTTCGCCAAGGATGAGGCGAAATCGCTGGTTATCGAAGGTCATCAGGCTCTACACAGTCTGCTCGCTGCTGCCAATGAGCTGAAAGTGGCATCCCGTATGCTTACGCGCGGCCAATTGCGCGTGAATATGGAGATGGTCGGCTCGCAGGAACCGATCCATCTGCTTGCCAACATGGTGAACAGGCTTACGATGGCGCTGATTGTCGTCGGATTGTTCATCGGCTCGTCGATCGTGTACTACGCGGGCATCAAGCCGGTGATTTTCGGCATCCCGATCGTCGGTTTCATGGGATATGTGATCGCGTTCATTTTGTCCGTCTGGATTGTATTCGATATTTACTTCAAGGGACGTTCCAACAAAAAACGGTAG
- a CDS encoding Mur ligase family protein gives MAWNSFATPLIGKAVRAASRLAHGGGSAFPGKIVEQIDPQFLARTLQQLPLGVVLVSGTNGKTTTTRMVASMLESLGLKVFTNPTGSNFTRGVVSSLLAEVSLGGKLDADIAVLELDEAYAVHFVKQVQPDYCLLLNVMRDQLDRFGEIDNTAKLLSKAAEATTGTVVLNREDPRIARLADVAHTEDGVEVRYFGLDESLRSFFPSDDDMRTTVDAESATDTEVSVGVDLSDSAESDKNTEIDDFSAIAKTGEHAEKSANADSAEQLPADVTLLAVGDHRASFGIDGETYETGVKLEGVYNLYNAAAALAVVRAVVSDAQAMFLPFEENVTDELLRQVGISQRMIDFAHATTQAMIDAAAEVTPAFGRGEVIDVNGSPVELLLVKNPMGFRLSLASFTPEGCDTMIAINDEYADGRDMSWLWDVDFSSMRGTGVSMVSGVRAWDMALRLEYDQVPVNSVNTELEEAVSTFVNANPGTPKHIYCTYTAMLKTRAALGRIAEVADAGVGK, from the coding sequence ATGGCGTGGAACTCATTCGCAACGCCGTTGATCGGCAAAGCCGTGCGAGCGGCCTCCCGCCTGGCGCATGGCGGCGGCAGCGCGTTCCCCGGCAAAATCGTGGAACAGATCGACCCGCAATTCCTCGCACGCACGCTACAGCAGCTGCCGCTCGGCGTGGTGCTCGTATCCGGTACGAACGGCAAAACCACCACCACTCGCATGGTGGCAAGCATGCTGGAATCGTTGGGATTAAAGGTGTTCACCAACCCGACCGGATCGAACTTCACCCGTGGCGTGGTCTCGTCGCTGCTGGCGGAAGTTTCGCTCGGCGGCAAACTGGACGCCGACATCGCCGTATTGGAACTCGACGAAGCGTACGCGGTGCATTTCGTCAAACAAGTACAGCCCGACTACTGCCTGCTGCTCAACGTGATGCGCGACCAGCTCGACCGTTTCGGCGAAATCGACAATACCGCGAAACTGTTGAGCAAAGCCGCCGAAGCGACCACCGGAACCGTGGTACTCAATCGTGAGGATCCGCGCATCGCACGACTTGCTGACGTCGCCCATACTGAAGATGGTGTGGAAGTGCGCTATTTCGGACTTGACGAGTCGTTGCGTAGCTTCTTTCCTTCCGACGATGACATGCGCACGACGGTCGATGCGGAATCGGCAACTGATACTGAAGTGTCAGTTGGTGTTGACTTGTCCGATTCTGCAGAATCGGACAAGAATACTGAAATTGACGATTTCTCGGCAATTGCGAAAACTGGGGAACATGCAGAAAAATCGGCAAATGCAGACTCTGCGGAACAACTACCGGCTGATGTGACCCTGCTTGCCGTAGGCGACCATCGTGCCAGCTTCGGCATCGACGGTGAAACGTACGAAACCGGCGTGAAACTGGAAGGCGTATACAACCTGTACAACGCGGCGGCCGCACTGGCCGTTGTACGCGCGGTCGTATCCGATGCGCAAGCAATGTTCCTGCCGTTCGAAGAGAACGTAACCGACGAACTGCTGCGCCAAGTGGGAATCTCACAGCGCATGATCGACTTCGCGCACGCCACCACGCAAGCCATGATCGACGCGGCAGCCGAAGTCACTCCGGCATTTGGACGCGGCGAAGTCATCGACGTGAACGGCTCGCCGGTGGAGCTGCTGCTCGTCAAAAATCCCATGGGATTCCGCCTCTCGCTCGCATCCTTCACTCCCGAAGGCTGCGACACCATGATCGCCATCAACGACGAATACGCTGACGGGCGTGACATGAGCTGGTTGTGGGACGTGGACTTCTCCTCGATGCGAGGCACCGGTGTGTCCATGGTCTCAGGCGTGCGCGCATGGGATATGGCGTTGCGTCTCGAATACGATCAGGTGCCGGTGAACAGCGTCAACACGGAACTTGAGGAGGCCGTCTCAACGTTCGTGAACGCGAATCCGGGTACCCCCAAGCATATCTACTGCACGTACACGGCGATGCTCAAAACGCGAGCCGCGCTCGGCAGAATCGCCGAAGTCGCCGACGCTGGCGTAGGCAAATAA
- a CDS encoding type 1 glutamine amidotransferase, whose product MSQTIDIVSLYPKDMNIYGDSGNVLTIQRRLALYGYEPHVHAYNQGDAWPEHVDMILGGGGQDTGQKKIIDDFFKRADLLRSLAADGTPMLMICGLYQLFGEYFETVDGSRLDGIGVIGAYTVGQEVRMIGNLTEHSADFGDIIGYENHSGQTFLREGVQPLGTVDVDGTGNNGEDHTEGARVNNVIGTYMHGSLLPKNPAIADFLIRTAAERRYGSFDPVATGQTQAQRAELDSINTIADNARRVAMSRPR is encoded by the coding sequence ATGAGCCAGACAATCGACATCGTGTCGCTATATCCGAAAGACATGAACATCTACGGCGACTCCGGCAACGTACTCACCATCCAGCGCCGGCTCGCGCTGTACGGCTACGAACCGCATGTGCACGCCTACAATCAGGGCGACGCGTGGCCCGAACACGTCGATATGATTCTGGGCGGCGGCGGCCAAGACACCGGCCAGAAGAAAATCATCGACGATTTCTTCAAACGCGCCGATCTGCTGCGCTCGCTGGCTGCCGACGGCACCCCCATGCTCATGATCTGCGGCCTGTACCAGCTGTTCGGCGAATATTTCGAAACGGTGGATGGTTCCCGACTCGACGGCATCGGCGTGATCGGCGCGTACACGGTCGGTCAGGAAGTGCGCATGATCGGCAATCTGACCGAGCATTCCGCCGATTTCGGCGATATCATCGGCTACGAAAATCATTCCGGCCAGACCTTCCTGCGCGAAGGTGTGCAGCCGCTCGGCACTGTCGACGTGGACGGCACCGGCAACAATGGCGAGGATCATACGGAAGGCGCGCGCGTCAACAATGTGATTGGCACATACATGCATGGTTCGCTGCTGCCGAAGAATCCCGCGATCGCCGATTTTCTGATCCGTACCGCCGCGGAACGTCGATACGGTTCGTTCGATCCGGTTGCTACAGGGCAAACCCAAGCGCAGCGTGCGGAACTTGACAGCATCAATACGATTGCCGACAACGCGCGTCGCGTGGCCATGTCACGTCCGCGCTGA